The genomic stretch TTGTCGAGAACGGCCTGCGGTGGATAAACCGCTTCGTCGGTGCGAATGGACTGCTCCATCAGCTTGTCCGAACCCGGGTTGGGGTTGGCGTAACCGACGTAATCACTGACCTGGGCGATTACCTCAGGTTTCAGCAAATAGTTGATGAAGGCGTGGGCTTCCTTGACGTTGGACGAGTCCTTCGGAATCGCCAGCATGTCGAACCAGAGCGCGCCGCCCTCTTTCGGGATGGCGTAGGCGATGTTCACGCCTTTCTTGGCTTCTTCGGCGCGGTGCTTGGCCTGGAAGATGTCGCCGGAGAAACCGATGGCCACGCAGATGTCGCCGTTGGCCAGATCGCCGATGTATTTCGAGGAGTGGAAGTAGGTCACGTAAGGACGCACCGCCAGCAACTTGGCCGTGGCCTTCTCGTAATCCTTGGGATCGGTGCTGTTGGCGTTCAGGCCCATGTAGTTGAGCACGGTCGGCATCATTTCATCGGCCGAATCGAGGAACGCCACGCCGCAGCTGTGCAGCTTCTTGATGTTCTCAGGCTCGAACAGCACGCTCCAGGAGTCGATCTTGTCGACGCCGAGCACGGCTTTCACTTTATCGACGTTGTAGCCGATGCCGTTGGTGCCCCACAGGTACGGCACGGCGTACAGGTTGCCCGGATCGTTCTGTTCCAGACGCTTGAGCAGCACCGGGTCGAGGTTGGAATAGTTCGGCAGCTGCGCCTTGTCGAGCTTCTGGAACGCGCCCGCCTTGATCTGCTTGCCAAGGAAGTGGTTCGACGGCACGACCACGTCGTAACCGGTACGCCCGGCAAGCAGTTTGCCTTCCAGGGTCTCGTTGGAGTCGAACACGTCGTAGACCGGCTTGATCCCGGTTTCTTTCTGGAAATCGGCCAGGGTGGTCTCGCCGATGTAATCCGACCAGTTATAAATATGCACAGTACCGGCGGCTTGGGCACCGACAGCGAACGTCAGACCGGCAGCGGCCAGCAGGGCATTGCGCAAGGAAGAAAAAATAGGCAAGTGGAGGTCCTCTAATTTAGTTGGGCCCAAGTTGCCCCGCGCTGCATGACAGTCACGGTTGCCCGGCAACAAAACCGGCGCGCAACTTACCCTCGAAAAACCGTTCCAGCAAAACTTTCTGTCATTTAATTGCACCGCTGGCCGTCCTTGCGAACGCGACGGCCAGCGGTTGCTGCGTCAAACCGGCTTATTTACCGGATTTGATCTTGGTCCAGCTGCGAGTCATTTCACGCTGGGTCGCCGCCGGCAGATCGGCGATGGCATACAGCTTGGCCTGCACGTCGGCTGGCGGGTAGATGCCTGGATCGCTGGTGATGTCTTTTTCCACCAGTGCCGTTGCAGCGGCGTTACCGTTCGGGAAACGTACGGCGTTGGTGATGCCGGCCATGACTTCAGGCTTCTGCAGGAAGGTCATGAACTTGTAGGCGCCTTCAACGTTTTCGGCATCCTTCGGAATGGCGACCATGTCGAAGAAGCTGCCAGCACCTTCTTTCGGAATCGCATAGCTGACTTTCACCTTGTCACCGGCCTCGGCGGCACGGGACTTGGCCTGCTGCACGTCACCCGAGTAGCCGACCGCTACGCAGATGTTGCCGTTGGCCAGGTCCGAGATGTACTTGGACGAGTGGAAGTAGGTGATCGAAGGACGAATCTTGAGGAACAGGTCCTCGGCTTTCTTGATGTCTTCTTTCTTCTGGGAGTCGGTTGGCAGGCCCAGGTAGTGCAGCGCGACCGGGAGCATTTCGGTCGGCGAATCGAGGAAGCTCACGCCGCAGCCCTTGAGCTTGGCGATGTTTTCCGGCTTCAGCAGTACGTCCCAGGAATCGATCTTGTCGACGCCCAGCGCAGCCTTGACCTTCTCCGGGTTGTAGCCGATGCCGATCGAACCCCACATGTACGGGAAGGCGTGCTTGTTGCCCGGGTCGCTGACCGACACGGCCTTGAGCAGGTCCTGGTTCAGGTTCTTCCAGTTAGGCAGTTTGGACTGATCCAGCTCCTGGTAGACACCGGCCTTGATCTGCTTGGCCAGGAAGTTGTTCGACGGCACGACCACGTCGTAGCCGGACTTGCCCGCCAGCAGCTTGGCTTCCAGGGTTTCGTTGGAGTCGAACACGTCGTAGACGACCTTGATCCCCGACTCTTTCTCGAAGTTCGCGATG from Pseudomonas allokribbensis encodes the following:
- a CDS encoding polyamine ABC transporter substrate-binding protein, with the protein product MKALGKKLAGKTLLALSVAGMMAGAVHADDKVLHVYNWSDYIAPDTIANFEKESGIKVVYDVFDSNETLEAKLLAGKSGYDVVVPSNNFLAKQIKAGVYQELDQSKLPNWKNLNQDLLKAVSVSDPGNKHAFPYMWGSIGIGYNPEKVKAALGVDKIDSWDVLLKPENIAKLKGCGVSFLDSPTEMLPVALHYLGLPTDSQKKEDIKKAEDLFLKIRPSITYFHSSKYISDLANGNICVAVGYSGDVQQAKSRAAEAGDKVKVSYAIPKEGAGSFFDMVAIPKDAENVEGAYKFMTFLQKPEVMAGITNAVRFPNGNAAATALVEKDITSDPGIYPPADVQAKLYAIADLPAATQREMTRSWTKIKSGK
- a CDS encoding polyamine ABC transporter substrate-binding protein; this translates as MPIFSSLRNALLAAAGLTFAVGAQAAGTVHIYNWSDYIGETTLADFQKETGIKPVYDVFDSNETLEGKLLAGRTGYDVVVPSNHFLGKQIKAGAFQKLDKAQLPNYSNLDPVLLKRLEQNDPGNLYAVPYLWGTNGIGYNVDKVKAVLGVDKIDSWSVLFEPENIKKLHSCGVAFLDSADEMMPTVLNYMGLNANSTDPKDYEKATAKLLAVRPYVTYFHSSKYIGDLANGDICVAIGFSGDIFQAKHRAEEAKKGVNIAYAIPKEGGALWFDMLAIPKDSSNVKEAHAFINYLLKPEVIAQVSDYVGYANPNPGSDKLMEQSIRTDEAVYPPQAVLDKTYVSIELPPNIQRLMTRSWTKVKSGK